Part of the Paenibacillus aurantius genome, TACGTATCCTCCGGATCGACCGCTTGAATCCGGTAATAATCGGAGAGAGGCAGCCCGTCCCAATATAAGCTTCTCTGATTGCCGGCCGGGATCGTCACTTGGCGTGAAGGACCGGCTTGGGAGCCCGCCGCAAGCGTTACTTCCACCTCCCGGGCCGTCCCGCCCCAGTTCCGGAGGACGGCGACGGCGGACATCGTACCGGACGAGGAGTCCGGGGCTTTGACGCCAAACTGCATGACGCTGACGTTTCCGGCATCCGGATTCCCCACGTCCTCCCGATGGACAGGTACGGAATAAGTCAATCCGGCGGCAGGATCTGTCCAGCGGCCGTCGGTGTAAACCCGGATTTCTCCGTCGGGGTCATCCTGGGTAAGAGCAGCGGCGAGCGACATCGTTTCTTTATAGGCGGTTTTTCCGTAGGAGGGGGTTACCGCCTTAAGCGCCTCCAGCACCCGGTCCGCCGAAGCTTCCCGGGCAACGGGAACCTCCGGCTCTGTCCCCATCAGCAGAAGGGTAACGAGGCTTCCCGGACTCTTGGCTTGAATCCGCTCCGCTATCCGCCGCTTGGCCTCCTCCAGGGCGGAATTCGTCCCCTCTCCGCTTCCCGTTCCCGCCTCCATGCTTGCGGAGCGGTCGAGGACATAAACGGTATGCCCGCTCTCGCCTTTCGGAGACCAGCTGAACGGCTGCAGCAGAGCAAAGACGAGCAGGGCGGCCGCGGCCAGCTGCAGAATAAGCAGCAGCTGGTTCCGCAGCTTCTGCCAGGGGCGATTCGCTTCCAGGTTGCGAAGCACCCGGTTCCACAGCAGATGGCTCGGAATTTCGGTATCGATGTATTGGCGCTTCAACAGATAGAGAAGCACAATGGCCGGAAGCGTCAGACCGAACCACAGGCCGTTTAGCCATTGGAAATGCATAGGTCACCTCGTTTGTCCCTGCCGGCCGAAGGTCGGCCTTCCTCCTCTAGTAGAGGGTCTTTCCCCGAACGGGATGGAAAAAGGGCTTCTGCCCCTTAGGCACAGAACACCCCGGTTCGTAATTAGAACAGAAGACCCGCGTCGCGAAAGGCTCGGCGGACGGTTACGTCCACCGGGACATCGGTTACTGCCAGAACGTAAGCCATCCCCCGCTCGCGGCAAAATCGTTGAAGCCCGCGCGTATAACGGTCCACCGTCTTCCGGTATTCCTCCAGCACACGGCGGGAAACGGCAACCTCCTTCGCTTCCCCGGTTTCGCTGTCGATCAGACGAAGATCCCCCATAAGGTCGGGACGGACTTCTTCCGGGGACAGGACCTGGACGACCACCACTTCCTGGCGCGCGGCCAGGAAATAAGAGAGGGTCTCCTCAATCCCCGACTCATACAGGAAGTCGGAGAAGATCCACGTGCTGCCCGGGAGCCTAGGAAGGGCGGAGGGCTTCATCAGGGCCCCCTTCATGTTTCCGGAAAGCTCCACCTCCGCCTGCTCCAGAAAGGCAAAAAGCCGGGAAGCGGAGCCTTTGCCCCGCATAACCGGAAGCTGCCCGATCATGTCCTCCCCGAACAGCTTCACCCCCACCCGGTCATATCCCGCCAGGGTGATGTACCCTACGCAAGCGGCCAGGCGGCGGGCATAAAGGAACTTGGAATGATCAGGATGGCTATCCGTGCCTCCAAAATCCATGGACCGCGAGACGTCCACATAGAGGTGAACCTGTAGCTCCTGTTCATCCATAAACTGCTTGATAAACGCCTTGCCGGTTCGTCCGTATACATTCCAGTCCAGCTGCCGGGTGTCGTCGCCCGGGGTATACATGCGGTAGTCGGCAAATTCCATAGAGGAACCGAGCATGCGGGAGCGGCGCTTGCCCTGCATCGTCCCGCGGATTCTTTTCTTCGCGGCAACGCTCATCTGCTCGATTCGAAGCAGAAGACCCGGATCGGGAAAGAGCCTCCCGCTCATCGGCCGTTCTCAAGCGAGGCGAGAATGTCCTCCACGACCGTATCGGTGGAGACTCCCGTCGCTTGTCCTTCGAAATTAAGAAAAATGCGGTGCCGCAAGGCCGGTACGGCCACCTGCCGGATATCCTTCACCGACACGTGCATCCGCCCCTGGGTCATGGCCCTGACCTTGGCCACCGACACGATGGATTGAATGCCTCGGGGTCCGGAGCCGAACCGGACATAGTGACCAACGGAATCCGGTGCGCCTTTCTCCCCGGGATGAGTTCTCATAAGAAGCTGAACCGCATAGTCGAGAACATCGTCGGCGAGAAGGATTTCCTTGGCCCCTCGCTGGATTTCCTCCAGAAGCGGAGCGTCGGCCACCTTCCCGGCTTCCACCGTTACCGCGGAGGTAGTTCTTCTTACAATCTCCTTGAGTTCTTCCGGCGTCGGATAGGTGACGTGGATTTTAAGCAAGAAGCGGTCCAGCTGCGCCTCCGGCAGCGGATACGTGCCTTCGTTCTCCAGCGGATTCTGGGTAGCCAGAACAAAAAATGGCCGGGGAAGCCGGTGGGTGGTGGAGCCGATGGTCACCGTTTTCTCCTGCATGGCTTCGAGCAGGGCGCTCTGGGTCTTCGGAGTCGCCCGGTTGATCTCATCGGCCAGGAGCAGGTTCCCGAACACGGGACCCGGCTGAAACTCGTAGGACGTTTCGCCCTTCTGGCCGAAGCGGATCACATTCGTTCCGGTAATGTCGGCCGGCATCAGGTCCGGGGTAAACTGAATCCGGGAGAAGCTCAGGTCAAGCGTATCGGCGATCGTCCGCACGAGCATCGTCTTGCCGAGGCCCGGTATCCCTTCGAGCAGGGCGTGTCCTCCGGCCAAAATACACCAAAGAATCTGCTCGACCACCTCCTGCTGGCCGACGATGACGCGACCGATCTGTTCTCGTATGGCATTAATGGAAGCCGTCCAGCCCTCCA contains:
- a CDS encoding DUF58 domain-containing protein; translated protein: MSGRLFPDPGLLLRIEQMSVAAKKRIRGTMQGKRRSRMLGSSMEFADYRMYTPGDDTRQLDWNVYGRTGKAFIKQFMDEQELQVHLYVDVSRSMDFGGTDSHPDHSKFLYARRLAACVGYITLAGYDRVGVKLFGEDMIGQLPVMRGKGSASRLFAFLEQAEVELSGNMKGALMKPSALPRLPGSTWIFSDFLYESGIEETLSYFLAARQEVVVVQVLSPEEVRPDLMGDLRLIDSETGEAKEVAVSRRVLEEYRKTVDRYTRGLQRFCRERGMAYVLAVTDVPVDVTVRRAFRDAGLLF
- a CDS encoding AAA family ATPase, whose amino-acid sequence is MIESKEQVEGWTASINAIREQIGRVIVGQQEVVEQILWCILAGGHALLEGIPGLGKTMLVRTIADTLDLSFSRIQFTPDLMPADITGTNVIRFGQKGETSYEFQPGPVFGNLLLADEINRATPKTQSALLEAMQEKTVTIGSTTHRLPRPFFVLATQNPLENEGTYPLPEAQLDRFLLKIHVTYPTPEELKEIVRRTTSAVTVEAGKVADAPLLEEIQRGAKEILLADDVLDYAVQLLMRTHPGEKGAPDSVGHYVRFGSGPRGIQSIVSVAKVRAMTQGRMHVSVKDIRQVAVPALRHRIFLNFEGQATGVSTDTVVEDILASLENGR